From Azospirillaceae bacterium, the proteins below share one genomic window:
- the fbaA gene encoding class II fructose-bisphosphate aldolase codes for MANTTHHSSAGAPRPGVVWGDDYRRLIAACKQGGYALPAINVIGTSSVNAVLEAAARNRSDVIIQLSNGGARFFAGEGLPDSAKARVLGAVSAARHVHLLAEHYGVCVVLHTDHANRGLVPWVDALVDHSVQEFEKTGRPLFSSHMLDLSEEPLEQNLTECQRMLKRLAPLGMSLEIELGVTGGEEDGIGHDLDDHADNSHLYTQPGDVLRAYELLSPLGHFSVAASFGNVHGVYAPGNVQLRPEILRDSQALVTERFSTGRNPLDLVFHGGSGSEKEKIAQAITYGVFKMNIDTDTQFAFANPIGRFVKENPVAFEHQIDPVSGKPYKKLYDPRKWLRLGEQGMAARLDEAFRDLGAQGRSLAKI; via the coding sequence ATGGCAAATACCACGCACCACTCATCGGCGGGCGCCCCGCGTCCCGGCGTCGTTTGGGGGGACGATTACCGTCGGCTGATCGCCGCGTGCAAACAGGGCGGTTACGCCTTGCCGGCGATCAATGTCATCGGCACGAGCAGCGTGAACGCCGTGCTCGAGGCGGCGGCAAGGAACCGCTCCGACGTCATCATCCAGCTCTCCAACGGGGGCGCCCGCTTCTTCGCCGGCGAAGGCCTTCCGGACTCTGCCAAGGCGCGTGTCCTGGGCGCCGTGTCGGCGGCCAGGCATGTGCATCTCCTTGCCGAGCATTACGGGGTTTGCGTCGTCCTCCACACCGACCACGCCAATCGCGGGCTCGTGCCGTGGGTCGACGCGCTTGTCGATCACAGCGTTCAAGAGTTCGAGAAGACCGGTCGGCCTTTGTTCAGCTCGCACATGCTGGACCTTTCCGAGGAGCCGCTTGAGCAGAACCTGACCGAATGCCAGCGCATGCTGAAGCGGCTGGCCCCTCTCGGCATGAGCTTGGAAATCGAACTCGGCGTCACGGGCGGGGAGGAGGATGGGATCGGCCACGACCTCGACGACCACGCCGACAACTCGCACCTCTACACCCAGCCGGGCGACGTGCTGCGCGCCTACGAGCTGCTGTCACCCCTTGGCCATTTCAGCGTGGCCGCGTCCTTCGGCAACGTTCACGGCGTCTACGCGCCGGGCAATGTCCAACTGCGGCCGGAAATCCTGCGGGACTCCCAGGCACTCGTCACCGAGCGCTTCAGCACCGGACGCAATCCGCTCGATCTGGTGTTCCACGGCGGGTCCGGCTCGGAAAAGGAAAAGATCGCGCAAGCCATCACGTATGGCGTGTTCAAGATGAATATCGACACGGACACCCAGTTCGCGTTCGCGAACCCGATCGGCCGTTTCGTCAAGGAAAATCCGGTGGCATTCGAACACCAGATCGACCCGGTGTCGGGCAAGCCGTACAAGAAGCTGTACGATCCCCGGAA